A stretch of Pseudomonas taetrolens DNA encodes these proteins:
- the rplK gene encoding 50S ribosomal protein L11, whose amino-acid sequence MAKKITAYIKLQVKAAQANPSPPVGPALGQHGVNIMEFCKAFNARTQGIEPGLPTPVIITVYSDRSFTFETKSTPAAVLLKKAAGLTSGSARPNTVKVGTITRAQLEEIAKTKNADLTAADMDAAVRTIAGSARSMGLNVEGV is encoded by the coding sequence ATGGCCAAGAAGATTACCGCTTACATCAAGCTGCAAGTGAAGGCCGCTCAGGCCAACCCAAGCCCACCTGTCGGCCCTGCTCTGGGTCAACATGGTGTGAACATCATGGAGTTCTGCAAAGCTTTCAACGCCCGTACTCAGGGTATTGAGCCAGGCCTGCCGACTCCTGTGATCATCACTGTTTACAGTGACCGCAGCTTCACTTTCGAAACTAAAAGCACCCCTGCAGCAGTACTGCTGAAGAAGGCTGCCGGTTTGACTAGCGGTTCCGCTCGTCCAAACACCGTTAAGGTTGGCACTATTACCCGTGCTCAGCTGGAAGAAATCGCGAAAACCAAAAACGCGGATCTGACTGCAGCTGATATGGATGCAGCCGTGCGTACCATCGCCGGTTCTGCTCGTAGCATGGGCCTTAACGTGGAGGGTGTGTAA
- the rplJ gene encoding 50S ribosomal protein L10, which yields MAIKLEDKKAIVAEVNEAAKVALSAVVADARGVTVSAMTGLRKEAREAGVYVRVVRNTLLKRAVADTDYSVLNDVFTGPTLIAFSNEHPGAAARLFKEFAKGQDKFEIKAAAFEGKYLAANQIDVLASLPTRDEAISQLMSVIQGATSKLARTLAALRDQKEAAAA from the coding sequence GTGGCAATTAAACTCGAAGACAAGAAGGCCATCGTCGCTGAAGTCAACGAGGCTGCCAAAGTTGCCCTGTCCGCTGTTGTGGCTGATGCCCGCGGTGTGACAGTAAGCGCTATGACCGGACTCCGTAAAGAGGCCCGTGAAGCTGGCGTTTACGTACGTGTTGTACGTAACACCCTGCTCAAGCGCGCTGTTGCTGACACTGATTACAGTGTTCTCAACGACGTGTTCACTGGCCCGACCTTGATCGCATTCTCCAACGAACATCCAGGCGCTGCTGCCCGTTTGTTCAAAGAGTTCGCTAAAGGTCAGGATAAGTTCGAGATCAAGGCAGCTGCGTTTGAGGGCAAGTACCTCGCAGCTAATCAGATCGACGTACTGGCAAGTCTGCCGACCCGTGACGAAGCAATTTCTCAGCTGATGAGCGTGATTCAAGGCGCTACCAGCAAATTGGCTCGTACTCTGGCGGCCCTTCGCGACCAGAAAGAAGCTGCTGCAGCCTAA
- the nusG gene encoding transcription termination/antitermination protein NusG, which translates to MAKRWYVVHAYSGYEKHVMRSLIERIKLAGMEDGFGEILVPTEEVVEMRNGQKRKSERKFFPGYVLVQMDMSEGTWHLVKDTPRVMGFIGGTADKPAPITDKEAEAILRRVADGSDKPKPKTLFEPGEVVRVTDGPFADFNGTVEEVNYEKSRIQVAVLIFGRSTPVELEFSQVEKV; encoded by the coding sequence GTGGCTAAGCGTTGGTACGTAGTGCATGCTTATTCGGGTTACGAAAAGCATGTTATGCGCTCTTTGATTGAGCGTATTAAGCTGGCAGGCATGGAAGATGGCTTCGGCGAAATTCTGGTTCCCACTGAAGAAGTGGTTGAAATGCGTAATGGCCAGAAACGCAAAAGCGAACGCAAGTTCTTCCCTGGCTATGTGCTGGTACAGATGGACATGAGCGAAGGGACTTGGCACTTGGTCAAGGATACCCCTCGCGTAATGGGCTTTATTGGTGGTACTGCCGACAAGCCGGCGCCGATCACTGATAAAGAGGCGGAAGCGATTCTGCGTCGTGTTGCTGATGGTAGCGACAAGCCCAAGCCGAAAACGCTGTTCGAGCCAGGTGAAGTTGTTCGTGTCACCGACGGTCCGTTCGCTGATTTCAATGGCACTGTTGAAGAAGTTAACTACGAAAAGAGCCGTATCCAAGTGGCAGTGCTCATTTTCGGTCGCTCTACTCCGGTAGAGCTAGAGTTTAGCCAGGTCGAAAAGGTCTAG
- the rplA gene encoding 50S ribosomal protein L1 codes for MAKLTKRQKAIAGKIEAGKSYNFVDAAALLAELSTVKFSESFDIAVNLGVDPRKSDQVVRSATVLPHGTGKTVRVAVFTQGPAAEAALAAGADRVGMDDLAAEMKGGDLNYDVVIASPDAMRVVGQLGQILGPRGLMPNPKVGTVTPDVATAVKNAKAGQVRYRTDKNGIIHTSVGKIGFDAVKLKENVEALIADLKRIKPASSKGIYVKRVTLSTTMGPGLVIDQGSLDA; via the coding sequence ATGGCTAAGCTGACCAAGCGTCAAAAGGCAATCGCCGGCAAAATTGAAGCTGGCAAGTCTTACAACTTTGTAGACGCTGCTGCTTTGCTGGCTGAGCTGTCCACTGTCAAGTTCAGCGAGTCTTTTGACATCGCCGTTAACCTGGGTGTAGACCCACGTAAATCTGACCAGGTTGTTCGTAGCGCTACTGTGCTGCCACACGGCACTGGCAAGACTGTACGTGTAGCTGTGTTCACCCAGGGTCCAGCTGCTGAAGCTGCTCTGGCTGCCGGCGCTGATCGCGTTGGTATGGACGACCTGGCTGCCGAAATGAAAGGCGGCGATCTGAACTACGACGTCGTTATTGCATCCCCGGACGCAATGCGTGTTGTTGGTCAGTTGGGTCAGATCCTCGGCCCACGTGGCCTGATGCCTAACCCTAAGGTTGGTACCGTAACTCCGGACGTAGCTACTGCAGTCAAGAATGCAAAGGCTGGTCAGGTTCGTTATCGCACTGACAAAAACGGTATCATCCACACTTCCGTTGGCAAGATCGGCTTCGATGCCGTGAAGCTGAAGGAAAACGTTGAAGCCCTGATCGCTGATCTGAAGCGTATCAAGCCAGCTTCTTCGAAAGGTATTTATGTTAAGCGCGTTACCCTGAGCACCACTATGGGCCCAGGCCTGGTCATCGACCAGGGTTCCTTGGACGCGTAA